One window of the Betaproteobacteria bacterium genome contains the following:
- a CDS encoding DUF2798 domain-containing protein: MITRKHEPIIFGLILSGLMSGLVSGIATLHAAGPSAGFLTLWLQSWITSWLMAFPTVLLAAPLARRIARSIIGREATPENGKV, encoded by the coding sequence ATGATTACGCGAAAACACGAACCCATTATTTTTGGACTCATTCTCTCGGGACTGATGTCCGGACTCGTCTCCGGTATAGCCACGTTGCACGCGGCGGGACCGTCCGCTGGTTTCCTGACACTCTGGCTGCAGTCGTGGATCACTTCGTGGCTGATGGCCTTTCCCACCGTGCTGCTGGCGGCGCCGCTCGCACGACGGATAGCGCGATCGATCATCGGGCGTGAGGCAACGCCGGAAAATGGCAAGGTATAG
- a CDS encoding RNA polymerase sigma factor has translation MQAKLNPDVMSPNNHPGDHAKAMPSTAAELTGEFIARLTQHQRILFKVAYMYCRDRDDRQDLVQEMLIQVWRGYERFDGRVQFSTWMYRIAVNVAITHYRSERRRVRDTVPLEEYGLDIAAADALFDHDSDNMRALRQMINGLDELNRALILLFLEGFSSEEIAEVVGISASNVSTRINRLKTKLQAAFHELNAQKEGKPA, from the coding sequence ATGCAAGCCAAACTCAACCCCGACGTCATGTCCCCGAACAACCACCCCGGCGACCACGCCAAGGCCATGCCTTCCACCGCCGCGGAACTGACCGGCGAATTCATCGCCCGCCTGACCCAACACCAGCGGATTCTTTTCAAGGTCGCGTACATGTACTGCCGCGACCGCGACGACCGGCAGGACCTGGTACAGGAGATGTTGATCCAGGTGTGGCGTGGATATGAACGGTTCGATGGGCGGGTGCAGTTTTCGACGTGGATGTATCGCATCGCCGTCAACGTGGCCATCACGCATTACCGCAGCGAGCGCCGGCGCGTGCGCGATACCGTGCCGCTTGAGGAATACGGACTCGACATCGCCGCCGCCGATGCGCTCTTCGATCACGACAGCGACAACATGCGTGCGCTGCGGCAGATGATCAATGGACTTGACGAATTGAACCGCGCGTTGATCCTGCTTTTCCTCGAAGGCTTCAGCAGCGAGGAAATCGCCGAGGTCGTCGGCATCAGCGCAAGCAACGTCAGCACCCGCATCAATCGACTGAAAACCAAACTGCAAGCCGCATTCCACGAACTGAACGCACAGAAAGAAGGAAAGCCCGCATGA
- a CDS encoding flavodoxin family protein: MKTTQPLPKPNATKKVAVIYHSAHGHTAFIAQHVVEGLRSVPDIDATLIKAEDLTGSPERLLDFDGFIWGSPTYLGGVSGVFKTFMDATGKLWRHQSLNGRLAAGFTVSSLPAGDKQSTLMSMVVFSMQHGMLWSGNPVMPEQHSGIPYEDAVNRLGSWTGLMAQAGHNAPANEFAPGDIKTARLFGANFANMLLRQNFRAAASPTPSPLTANTAALSLATN, from the coding sequence ATGAAAACGACTCAACCTCTCCCAAAACCCAATGCGACGAAAAAGGTCGCCGTCATTTATCACAGCGCGCATGGCCACACCGCGTTCATCGCCCAGCATGTGGTCGAAGGGCTGCGCAGCGTGCCGGACATCGATGCCACACTCATCAAGGCCGAAGACCTGACCGGGTCACCGGAGCGGCTGCTCGATTTCGACGGTTTCATCTGGGGATCGCCGACCTACCTTGGCGGCGTATCCGGCGTGTTCAAGACCTTCATGGATGCCACCGGCAAACTGTGGCGCCATCAGTCGCTCAATGGCCGTCTGGCCGCAGGCTTCACCGTTTCATCGCTGCCGGCCGGCGACAAGCAATCGACACTGATGTCGATGGTGGTTTTTTCGATGCAGCACGGCATGCTCTGGTCCGGCAACCCGGTGATGCCCGAGCAGCATAGCGGCATTCCCTACGAGGACGCCGTCAATCGCCTCGGCTCGTGGACCGGGCTGATGGCACAAGCGGGGCACAATGCACCCGCAAACGAATTCGCGCCGGGCGACATCAAGACCGCGCGCCTGTTTGGTGCGAACTTTGCAAATATGCTGCTGCGGCAAAATTTTCGCGCAGCGGCGTCGCCAACACCATCGCCACTGACCGCAAATACCGCCGCCCTCTCGCTTGCCACCAACTGA
- a CDS encoding cold shock domain-containing protein: protein MRFQGRITEWKDDRGFGFIAPNGGGDKVFLHFRSLQKGEPRPAGGELVTYEVVPVAGKGPRAEKVGYVERSRKTYVNGAYDAPRRGSSNRVTTIVVVLLIAIAAYGWQKYSDRPNAIRSAPQADDRAGALPSPPQLRTDQTVPSKSSAFTCEGKIYCSEMTSCKEAKFYLKNCPGVKIDGNGDGTPCEKQWCKHLWSE from the coding sequence ATGAGATTCCAGGGCCGAATCACCGAGTGGAAAGATGACCGTGGCTTCGGCTTCATCGCGCCCAATGGTGGCGGCGACAAGGTCTTCCTGCATTTCAGGTCTCTTCAAAAAGGTGAGCCGCGACCCGCCGGCGGTGAACTCGTCACCTATGAAGTGGTGCCGGTTGCAGGCAAAGGGCCGCGCGCTGAAAAAGTTGGCTACGTTGAGCGTTCGCGCAAGACATACGTGAACGGCGCGTACGATGCGCCGCGCCGCGGGAGCAGCAATCGGGTCACAACCATAGTGGTAGTGCTGCTCATCGCCATCGCCGCGTATGGCTGGCAGAAATATTCAGACCGGCCCAATGCCATTCGATCCGCGCCGCAAGCCGACGACAGAGCCGGGGCATTGCCATCGCCACCCCAATTGCGCACCGACCAAACTGTGCCCAGCAAATCCAGTGCGTTCACGTGTGAGGGCAAAATTTATTGTTCAGAAATGACCTCGTGCAAAGAAGCCAAGTTCTATCTGAAGAATTGTCCCGGTGTGAAAATTGACGGCAATGGTGATGGCACGCCGTGTGAAAAGCAGTGGTGCAAACACCTGTGGTCAGAGTAG
- a CDS encoding DUF2461 domain-containing protein, with amino-acid sequence MNRLTPSCTSLPSSNFLTGLHDNNNRPWFLHNKPQFDILNEEFTDLVAEVGERVRKFDAALPPFEPKKAVFRIYRDVRFAKDKSPYHAHFGAVIGERNMADKLRPVNYFQIDHNARLLISSGIYCPPPAVLKIIRDNIVARPASLTRALTDPSFKKTFGDLSSEDRMSRVPTGYEKDHPLATYLMNRHYLCEATLDLSTRAAKGLPRKIADMFEAAMPVVTWLRGIKSA; translated from the coding sequence ATAAACCGCCTGACCCCATCATGCACCTCCCTTCCCTCTTCCAATTTCCTCACCGGCCTTCACGACAACAACAACCGCCCCTGGTTCCTGCATAACAAACCACAGTTCGACATCCTCAACGAAGAGTTCACCGACCTGGTAGCGGAGGTAGGCGAGAGGGTGCGAAAATTTGACGCGGCCCTTCCACCATTCGAGCCAAAGAAGGCAGTGTTCCGCATTTATCGCGACGTGCGTTTTGCCAAGGACAAGTCGCCGTACCATGCGCATTTTGGCGCGGTGATTGGCGAGCGGAACATGGCAGACAAGTTGCGGCCGGTGAATTATTTTCAGATTGATCACAACGCGCGCTTGCTCATCTCGTCCGGCATTTATTGCCCGCCGCCGGCGGTACTGAAGATCATCCGCGATAACATCGTCGCGCGTCCCGCGTCACTCACGCGAGCACTCACGGATCCATCATTCAAGAAAACGTTTGGTGATCTCTCCAGCGAGGACCGCATGAGCCGCGTGCCGACCGGATATGAGAAGGATCATCCGCTGGCCACGTACCTGATGAACCGTCACTACTTATGCGAGGCGACGCTGGATCTTTCAACGCGCGCGGCGAAAGGCTTGCCGCGGAAGATTGCGGATATGTTTGAGGCCGCGATGCCCGTGGTGACCTGGTTGCGGGGAATCAAGAGCGCATAA
- a CDS encoding OsmC family protein, with protein sequence MIEKKASVHWEGQGKAGKGQISTETGALKNFPYGFASRFEDDRRATNPEEILGAAHAACFTMAFSFACDKAGFATASVDTQASVRLAKQDDGFVIDRIALTLQATVPGLDDAKFQDLAHTAKRDCPLSKALASVPEITLEATLRVVTEPQPA encoded by the coding sequence ATGATTGAAAAGAAAGCCAGCGTACATTGGGAAGGCCAGGGCAAAGCTGGCAAAGGCCAGATCAGCACCGAAACGGGCGCCCTCAAAAACTTCCCCTACGGATTCGCGAGCCGCTTCGAGGATGATCGGCGCGCCACGAACCCCGAGGAAATCCTGGGGGCCGCGCATGCGGCGTGCTTCACCATGGCGTTTTCGTTTGCGTGCGACAAGGCCGGATTCGCCACCGCATCCGTCGATACGCAGGCGAGCGTGCGTCTGGCCAAGCAGGATGACGGCTTCGTGATCGACCGTATTGCATTGACGCTTCAGGCGACCGTCCCCGGCCTGGACGATGCGAAATTTCAGGACCTTGCCCATACCGCCAAGCGTGATTGCCCGCTGTCCAAGGCGCTGGCAAGCGTGCCGGAAATCACGCTGGAGGCCACGCTTCGCGTCGTCACCGAACCGCAACCTGCCTGA